The proteins below are encoded in one region of Leisingera thetidis:
- a CDS encoding choline dehydrogenase yields MKVKYDYVVIGSGSAGSVIAARLAEDPTINVLLLEAGPKDDHLYIRMPAALGFPLMNDRFNWFYDSEPEPNLNNRTIHEARGRVLGGSSSINGMNWVRANPWDYDNWASAGVEGWSYADVLPYFKKAETFDRGANTYRGANGPMHVETCKAENPLYHAFLEAGKQMGLEHVKDHNGYKQEGVHVTQRNVGSGIRFNTHYAYILNQPPKPNLYVQTGVRVKRIETSNKRAVRVIAESPSGEVSYEVEREAILCAGAINSPQLLQLSGIGDADHLRSVGVGVVNHLPAVGQGLKDHIAAPVMYRATKNVSAAKELSFFGKAKLGAQWLFFKKGLGATNFFEVGAFMRVRESEIIPDVQFEFVPMLGEFQHGNVKLENGFQYFFSLMRPKSEGRVWIDSPDPMKNPKFVFNFFDNRDDLDLAILATKAIRETVAQSAWDEFRGAEVTPGKDVRTDANIEAWLRNTAGTNYHPCCSCRMGNDQNSVVDNMGRVHGVEGLRIVDASIMPEIVSGNLNAPVIMMAERIADDIRGRPPLLPEKADYYLAN; encoded by the coding sequence ATGAAAGTTAAATATGACTATGTTGTCATCGGATCCGGCTCCGCAGGATCTGTCATTGCCGCGCGTCTGGCAGAAGATCCGACGATCAACGTACTCCTTCTCGAAGCCGGGCCAAAAGACGATCACCTATACATCCGGATGCCGGCTGCACTTGGATTTCCACTGATGAACGACAGGTTCAACTGGTTTTATGATTCCGAGCCCGAACCTAATCTGAACAACAGAACCATCCATGAGGCGCGCGGGCGCGTTCTTGGCGGTTCGTCCTCGATCAACGGGATGAACTGGGTGCGCGCAAACCCCTGGGACTATGACAATTGGGCCAGCGCTGGCGTCGAGGGGTGGTCCTACGCAGACGTGCTTCCCTACTTCAAGAAAGCGGAAACCTTTGATCGCGGTGCCAATACCTATCGTGGTGCCAACGGGCCGATGCACGTTGAAACCTGCAAAGCCGAAAATCCGCTCTACCATGCCTTCCTCGAAGCCGGAAAACAGATGGGGCTGGAACATGTGAAGGACCACAACGGCTACAAGCAGGAAGGTGTTCACGTCACCCAGCGGAATGTCGGCAGTGGAATTCGCTTCAATACCCACTATGCATACATTCTCAACCAGCCACCTAAACCTAACCTCTATGTCCAGACAGGCGTACGGGTGAAAAGGATCGAAACCTCAAACAAACGCGCTGTTCGGGTCATAGCAGAATCGCCGTCTGGCGAAGTAAGCTATGAGGTAGAGCGTGAAGCCATCCTCTGTGCCGGTGCCATCAATTCACCTCAACTCCTGCAGTTGTCCGGGATAGGCGATGCTGATCATCTCAGGTCCGTCGGGGTCGGGGTGGTCAATCACCTGCCTGCAGTGGGCCAAGGTCTGAAGGATCATATCGCCGCGCCCGTCATGTACCGTGCTACTAAGAACGTGTCGGCGGCGAAAGAGTTGTCGTTCTTTGGAAAAGCGAAACTCGGAGCGCAATGGCTGTTTTTCAAAAAAGGGCTCGGGGCGACAAACTTCTTTGAAGTAGGGGCGTTTATGCGAGTGCGCGAAAGCGAGATCATTCCTGACGTCCAATTCGAGTTCGTGCCGATGTTAGGTGAGTTTCAGCACGGCAATGTGAAGCTGGAAAACGGATTTCAGTATTTTTTTAGCCTGATGCGGCCGAAGTCCGAAGGCAGGGTTTGGATCGACTCCCCCGACCCGATGAAGAACCCGAAATTCGTGTTCAACTTCTTTGACAATAGGGACGATCTCGACCTTGCTATTCTGGCCACCAAAGCCATCCGGGAAACTGTGGCACAGAGCGCTTGGGATGAGTTCCGCGGCGCGGAGGTGACGCCAGGCAAAGATGTTCGGACGGATGCCAACATCGAAGCTTGGCTTCGCAATACAGCCGGAACGAACTACCATCCCTGCTGCTCATGCCGTATGGGCAATGACCAGAACTCGGTTGTCGACAACATGGGCCGAGTTCACGGGGTAGAAGGGCTGCGTATCGTCGATGCCTCAATCATGCCTGAAATTGTCTCAGGCAACTTGAATGCACCAGTCATCATGATGGCAGAGCGCATCGCCGATGACATTCGCGGCCGCCCGCCGCTGCTTCCAGAGAAGGCCGATTATTACCTTGCAAACTGA
- a CDS encoding dihydrodipicolinate synthase family protein, with the protein MSNLQGVCVPICTPFTNNGAGLDLDAFKANIDSLIENGVHIIAINGGTGEFPFLSEVEKRELAEVACKHADGRAKVIVQTSAIRTEDAVENSKHAEGVGADAVLVLPPYFEGPGEEGVRWHYEQIAAAIKTPIMAYNIPVFTQFDITPEIFARFSEIDGIDYIKDSTADPSRIEKLAGQGAKVFCGCDFLNFFALVNGAAGLFTGSGNVAPAEVVQLWNLVQSSEYGKAEEVWKKLQPISRLLWTLPFNPVAKAGSDMTGRKVGLCRMPVPPLKADEMKLVEQAVAALSA; encoded by the coding sequence ATGAGCAATCTGCAAGGCGTTTGCGTTCCGATCTGCACGCCATTCACCAATAATGGCGCCGGCCTCGACCTCGATGCGTTCAAGGCCAATATCGACTCTCTGATCGAGAACGGGGTTCACATCATCGCGATCAACGGTGGCACCGGGGAATTCCCGTTCCTGTCGGAGGTCGAGAAGCGGGAATTGGCAGAGGTGGCCTGCAAGCACGCCGACGGCCGTGCAAAGGTGATCGTGCAGACCTCGGCCATCCGGACCGAAGATGCGGTCGAGAATTCGAAGCATGCCGAAGGCGTCGGCGCCGATGCGGTCCTGGTCCTGCCGCCCTATTTCGAAGGTCCGGGTGAAGAGGGCGTGCGCTGGCACTACGAACAGATCGCGGCCGCGATTAAGACCCCGATCATGGCCTACAACATCCCGGTCTTCACCCAGTTCGACATCACGCCGGAAATCTTCGCCCGGTTCTCGGAGATCGACGGCATCGACTACATCAAGGACTCGACGGCCGATCCCAGCCGGATCGAGAAACTGGCCGGGCAGGGAGCCAAGGTCTTCTGCGGCTGCGATTTCCTGAACTTCTTTGCACTGGTCAACGGTGCCGCGGGCCTGTTCACCGGCTCGGGCAACGTCGCCCCGGCGGAAGTGGTCCAATTGTGGAACCTGGTCCAGTCCAGCGAATACGGCAAGGCCGAGGAGGTCTGGAAAAAGCTCCAGCCGATCAGCCGGCTGCTGTGGACGCTACCATTCAACCCGGTCGCGAAGGCCGGAAGCGACATGACCGGTCGCAAGGTTGGCCTGTGCCGCATGCCGGTTCCGCCGCTCAAGGCCGACGAGATGAAGCTGGTCGAGCAGGCCGTCGCCGCGCTTTCCGCCTGA
- a CDS encoding proline racemase family protein encodes MKLSRMINVVGAHAEGEPNEVITGGVLNVPGSTMFEKARWLESEGDDLRAFLLHEPRGKVSQCTNLVLPSNHPEAQAGYIISEPASYPPMSGTNTICTATVLLETGMIPMVEPVTNVVLEAPGGLIRMRATCENGKVTSISFKNLPAFVLHRDEVIEVENHGSLRVDVAYGGMLYVIVDAADCGFAIEPDEAAELSSVGEKVKAAAAEQLPSVHPENPEIHTVNQTLWAGPLREENGVKTSRNGVIVSPGRLDRSPCGTGTTARLALLHARGDIQKDEDFVHESIIGTKFTGRIFEIGRTGEIPDVSVEITGRAWITAFHQYVLDPSDPFPTGYTLSDTWPVA; translated from the coding sequence ATGAAACTTTCCCGAATGATCAACGTGGTCGGTGCTCATGCCGAAGGAGAGCCGAACGAGGTGATCACCGGCGGCGTCCTGAACGTGCCGGGCAGCACCATGTTCGAAAAGGCGCGATGGCTCGAGAGTGAAGGCGATGATCTACGCGCCTTCCTGCTGCATGAACCGCGCGGCAAGGTCTCGCAATGCACCAACCTTGTGTTGCCTTCGAACCACCCAGAGGCGCAGGCCGGATACATTATTAGTGAGCCTGCGTCCTACCCGCCTATGTCCGGCACCAACACGATCTGCACCGCAACTGTGCTCTTGGAAACCGGCATGATTCCTATGGTCGAGCCGGTGACAAATGTGGTGCTTGAAGCCCCAGGAGGCCTGATCCGGATGCGGGCAACGTGCGAAAACGGCAAGGTTACATCGATCAGCTTCAAAAACCTGCCGGCGTTTGTTCTGCACCGGGATGAAGTTATCGAGGTAGAAAATCACGGCTCGCTGCGGGTCGACGTAGCCTATGGCGGAATGCTCTATGTCATCGTCGATGCCGCTGATTGTGGCTTTGCCATCGAACCGGATGAGGCGGCGGAATTGTCGTCTGTCGGCGAGAAGGTCAAGGCCGCGGCGGCGGAGCAGCTGCCATCGGTGCACCCCGAAAACCCCGAAATCCACACGGTGAACCAAACGCTTTGGGCGGGGCCGCTGCGCGAAGAAAACGGTGTCAAGACATCGCGAAACGGCGTCATCGTCTCACCCGGCCGCCTCGACCGGTCGCCCTGTGGAACCGGCACAACGGCCCGGCTGGCGCTGCTGCACGCCCGAGGAGACATCCAGAAGGACGAAGATTTCGTCCACGAATCCATTATCGGTACGAAATTCACCGGCCGCATCTTCGAAATCGGCCGGACGGGGGAGATCCCCGACGTGTCGGTCGAGATCACCGGCCGCGCCTGGATTACCGCCTTCCATCAATACGTCCTCGACCCTTCCGACCCGTTCCCAACCGGCTACACGCTGTCGGACACCTGGCCGGTGGCGTGA
- a CDS encoding aldehyde dehydrogenase, translated as MNKPTDFKAAAAALNFETRAYIDGKFVDAVSGKTFPTVNPATGQVITNIASCDAEDVDLAVAAARRAFEAGTWAHMAPGDRKAVLLKFADLIEENIEELALLESLDAGKPINDARNVDLPDSIATLRWHAEATDKIYDQMSTAPHDVVSMIVREPIGVVGAVIPWNFPLFVAMWKIGPALAGGNSLIVKPAELTSLSLLRVAQLANQAGIPDGVFNVVPGLGHEAGKAIGLHMDVDCVSFTGSGEVGRYFLEYASKSNLKKIILECGGKSPAIVMDDVRDLGPVIENVANGILFCMGENCSAGSRLIVQEGIKDRLLEELKSHFAEWTVGDPFDENTRVGTMIGEKHMEKVLGMIERGKFEGAAVTFGGKRVLTETGGYFVEPTIFEGVTNDMTIAREEIFGPVLSVITVKDEAEAVSIANDTSYGLAAAVYTDDLNRAHRMAKAIRAGTVSVNCYSEGDFAVPFGGFKESGFGGKDKGLHAHDQYTEQKAIWIQLR; from the coding sequence ATGAACAAACCAACCGACTTCAAGGCAGCCGCCGCCGCGCTGAACTTCGAGACGCGCGCCTATATCGACGGGAAATTCGTCGATGCAGTGTCGGGCAAAACATTCCCGACGGTCAACCCCGCCACCGGCCAGGTCATCACAAATATCGCGTCATGCGATGCAGAGGATGTCGATCTTGCCGTTGCCGCCGCGCGCCGAGCTTTCGAAGCCGGGACCTGGGCGCACATGGCACCCGGCGACCGCAAGGCCGTGCTTCTGAAATTCGCCGACCTGATCGAAGAGAATATTGAGGAACTGGCCTTGCTGGAGTCGCTCGATGCCGGAAAACCGATCAACGACGCGCGCAATGTCGATTTGCCTGACTCCATTGCCACGCTGCGCTGGCACGCCGAAGCTACCGACAAGATCTATGACCAGATGTCGACCGCGCCACATGACGTGGTGTCGATGATCGTGCGCGAACCGATCGGCGTCGTAGGCGCGGTGATCCCTTGGAACTTCCCGCTTTTTGTCGCCATGTGGAAAATCGGCCCGGCGCTGGCGGGCGGCAATTCGCTGATCGTCAAGCCAGCAGAATTGACGTCCCTGTCGCTGCTCCGTGTGGCTCAGTTGGCCAACCAGGCGGGCATTCCGGATGGCGTCTTCAACGTGGTGCCGGGTCTCGGTCACGAAGCAGGGAAGGCAATCGGTCTCCACATGGACGTGGATTGCGTGAGCTTTACCGGCTCCGGCGAGGTTGGGCGTTACTTCTTGGAATATGCTTCCAAGTCGAACTTGAAGAAGATCATTCTCGAATGCGGCGGCAAGAGCCCTGCCATCGTCATGGACGATGTGAGGGATCTGGGACCGGTCATCGAGAACGTGGCCAACGGTATCTTGTTCTGCATGGGCGAAAACTGTTCAGCGGGTTCGCGGCTGATCGTTCAGGAGGGGATCAAGGATCGTTTGCTGGAAGAGCTGAAGTCCCATTTCGCAGAATGGACGGTCGGCGATCCGTTCGATGAGAACACCCGTGTTGGCACGATGATCGGAGAGAAGCACATGGAAAAGGTGCTTGGCATGATCGAGCGCGGCAAGTTTGAAGGCGCCGCGGTGACCTTTGGTGGCAAGCGCGTTCTGACGGAAACCGGCGGTTACTTCGTCGAGCCTACGATTTTTGAAGGTGTTACCAACGACATGACCATTGCCCGTGAAGAGATCTTCGGGCCGGTCCTATCGGTTATCACGGTCAAGGATGAAGCCGAAGCGGTGAGCATCGCCAATGACACCAGCTACGGGCTGGCGGCGGCGGTCTATACAGATGACCTGAACAGGGCACATCGCATGGCCAAGGCCATTCGGGCCGGAACCGTTTCGGTCAACTGCTACTCGGAAGGTGATTTTGCCGTGCCCTTCGGCGGATTCAAGGAATCCGGTTTCGGCGGCAAGGACAAGGGTCTGCACGCCCACGACCAGTACACCGAGCAAAAGGCGATCTGGATTCAGCTTCGCTAA
- a CDS encoding HAD-IIB family hydrolase has protein sequence MPDLQISRKLPLDTRPKLFFCDVDRTLLTHDHKLLPTVSAAMRGLDAIDLPIILASARSPVGVERVHAEVGASDMVCCFNGAWIGNLRNRETLRENRLDRDFALEAMSVVHSAGGSPIWFDLTCGYVLTPDEQVARRRTDVTGDDLALIRSPEDAPGAPFKLLATFPAGRISDAVQSLSLTFANKLTVAQSGPNLVELVSPDTRKDLAAAFLADARAIAVGDVVVAGDSDNDLEMLRWAGLAITVANAKPHIQSAADIVAPSCDDGGLAIALEWLVQQVLQLSAEEVRAQA, from the coding sequence TTGCCTGACCTACAAATCTCTCGAAAACTGCCTCTGGACACCCGTCCGAAACTGTTCTTTTGCGATGTCGACAGGACATTGCTGACGCATGATCACAAGCTCCTGCCAACGGTCTCCGCCGCCATGCGCGGACTTGACGCCATCGACCTGCCCATCATTCTTGCGTCGGCACGTTCTCCGGTCGGGGTCGAGCGCGTTCATGCGGAGGTGGGCGCGTCGGACATGGTTTGCTGCTTCAACGGCGCCTGGATCGGCAACTTGCGCAATCGGGAGACGCTCAGAGAAAATCGATTGGACCGCGATTTTGCGCTGGAAGCCATGTCGGTGGTCCATTCTGCCGGCGGCAGCCCGATCTGGTTCGATCTGACCTGTGGCTATGTCCTGACGCCCGATGAACAGGTTGCGAGACGACGGACCGATGTGACCGGGGATGACCTTGCGCTGATCCGGTCCCCGGAAGATGCGCCCGGCGCCCCATTCAAGCTATTGGCGACGTTTCCCGCGGGCCGTATCTCCGATGCCGTCCAGTCATTGTCCCTCACCTTCGCTAACAAATTGACCGTCGCCCAATCCGGTCCGAACCTTGTCGAGCTTGTTTCCCCGGATACGCGGAAAGACCTGGCCGCAGCCTTTCTGGCGGACGCGCGCGCCATTGCCGTTGGCGATGTGGTTGTCGCGGGGGACTCGGATAACGATCTCGAAATGCTGCGATGGGCCGGTTTGGCCATCACGGTTGCCAATGCAAAGCCGCATATCCAGAGCGCGGCGGATATCGTTGCGCCGTCCTGCGACGACGGCGGGTTGGCGATTGCCCTCGAGTGGCTTGTCCAACAGGTTTTGCAATTAAGTGCTGAAGAGGTCCGAGCGCAGGCATGA
- the alr gene encoding alanine racemase, whose protein sequence is MIHETSISTDLPAEARRRLTSEPVMVVDLAAIRRNFQALARMAQGSCAAIVKGDAYGHGMVESARTLLAAGAELFFTARFEDALVLRNTLGQGPRIAALDGVTEDGMKEAVAQDIIPVVNSREQLQTASDAAIRQGAPLAAFVHLDTAMNRLGLAPDDDDLALPLLKNLDVQAYMTHFASADDVDLDLCRLQAERLRDRASRFPEAPLSIANSCGVFLGQEFHGHIIRPGKSTFGINPLADAANPLHEPATVLAPVVQIRTLCKGDPVGYSCTWHAPETRRVAILAIGYANGYLRGNSNLGHVAFGDRIAPVVGRVSMDLTAVDISALPESTVHVGSMAEIVGKTINYRSLANTVGTNEHEAIIALGRGCYRTYVGGDAVA, encoded by the coding sequence ATGATCCACGAAACCAGTATCTCAACCGATTTGCCCGCCGAGGCCAGACGCCGCCTGACAAGCGAGCCGGTGATGGTCGTCGACCTGGCCGCCATCCGCCGGAATTTCCAAGCCCTGGCGCGAATGGCGCAAGGCTCTTGCGCGGCCATCGTGAAGGGCGATGCCTATGGGCATGGAATGGTTGAATCCGCGCGGACGCTGCTGGCCGCCGGAGCCGAGTTGTTCTTTACCGCCCGGTTCGAGGATGCCTTGGTCTTGCGAAATACGCTGGGGCAGGGACCGCGCATCGCGGCACTCGATGGCGTGACAGAGGACGGCATGAAAGAAGCCGTGGCGCAGGACATCATTCCCGTGGTGAATTCGCGCGAGCAATTGCAAACGGCCTCCGACGCGGCAATCCGGCAAGGCGCGCCTCTTGCCGCCTTCGTACATCTGGACACGGCCATGAATCGTCTGGGCCTGGCACCCGATGACGATGATCTGGCACTGCCTCTGCTGAAGAACTTGGACGTCCAGGCCTACATGACTCATTTCGCGTCGGCGGACGATGTGGATCTAGACCTCTGTCGCCTACAGGCCGAAAGGCTGCGTGACCGCGCGTCCAGGTTTCCCGAAGCCCCGCTCTCAATCGCAAACTCCTGCGGCGTTTTTCTGGGGCAAGAGTTCCATGGCCATATCATCCGCCCCGGGAAATCCACCTTCGGAATCAATCCTCTGGCCGACGCCGCCAACCCGCTTCATGAGCCGGCAACGGTTCTGGCGCCGGTCGTCCAGATCCGGACGCTGTGCAAGGGCGATCCGGTGGGCTATTCCTGCACATGGCACGCCCCCGAAACCCGGCGCGTGGCCATCCTCGCGATTGGCTATGCCAATGGCTATCTGCGCGGCAACAGCAATCTCGGGCACGTAGCGTTCGGGGATCGGATTGCGCCTGTCGTCGGCCGGGTTTCGATGGATTTGACCGCCGTCGATATTTCGGCGCTGCCGGAAAGCACAGTGCATGTCGGCTCCATGGCCGAGATTGTCGGCAAGACAATAAACTACCGTTCTCTGGCCAATACCGTCGGCACAAATGAACATGAGGCGATCATCGCACTTGGCCGGGGATGTTACCGCACCTATGTCGGAGGAGACGCCGTTGCCTGA
- a CDS encoding aldehyde dehydrogenase family protein — protein sequence MRCYNLWINGKDVPAIGGKAAIRKSPAHGADLASFALGTAGDLNAAVAAAKSAEGAWANSGCIERAALLTKLADLMEAKLDQLAEIEAEEVGKPIKDGYGELSHSINLTRYAAALAWEIPGRAQTHHGTSALGIVSYEPIGVVGMITPWNFPAVTLFQKLPYALAAGCTVVVKPSEMTAGTTLEIARLAKAAGFPDGVINVVTGKGSVVGNAMVEHPDVNMISFTGSTPVGQQIGEKCARQVKRAGLELGGKAANIVFADADLDDALDGVVLGTILNQGEECVAGTRLLVEKSIAEDFSAKLAERMSMLRVGLPLDKESDMGAMIHEDHMNSVLDHIETAKKEGATILCGGGRLTGGDYDKGYFIAPTILGNVTPKMTYFREEVFGPVISITTFETVDEAVALANDTEYGLGNGMWTKDIDKAHQVSKRLKSGTVWVNTFLDGAPQMPFGGYKRSGLGRENGKEGLTEFMQVKSTFFRLGKRSKSLPHTA from the coding sequence ATGCGCTGCTACAATCTTTGGATAAACGGCAAGGATGTACCTGCCATCGGTGGCAAAGCAGCGATCAGGAAATCCCCGGCACATGGCGCGGATCTTGCCTCCTTCGCGCTTGGCACCGCCGGCGATCTGAATGCGGCAGTTGCCGCCGCAAAGAGTGCCGAGGGCGCATGGGCCAACAGTGGCTGCATTGAGCGCGCAGCGCTCCTGACGAAGCTTGCTGATCTGATGGAGGCCAAACTCGACCAATTGGCCGAGATCGAAGCGGAGGAAGTCGGCAAACCGATCAAGGACGGATACGGTGAGCTTAGCCACTCCATCAATCTTACTCGATACGCGGCTGCTCTTGCCTGGGAAATCCCAGGCCGGGCGCAAACCCATCACGGCACGTCGGCACTTGGCATCGTATCCTACGAGCCGATTGGTGTTGTCGGAATGATCACACCTTGGAATTTTCCCGCAGTGACGCTGTTTCAGAAATTGCCTTATGCGCTTGCGGCAGGCTGCACGGTCGTCGTCAAACCCTCTGAAATGACCGCCGGAACCACGTTAGAGATCGCCAGGCTGGCGAAAGCAGCAGGCTTTCCCGACGGGGTCATCAATGTTGTCACCGGTAAAGGCAGCGTGGTCGGCAATGCGATGGTGGAGCATCCTGATGTCAACATGATCTCGTTTACCGGCTCGACCCCGGTCGGCCAGCAGATCGGCGAGAAATGCGCCCGTCAGGTAAAGCGTGCCGGTCTGGAACTCGGCGGCAAGGCGGCCAACATCGTGTTCGCCGACGCCGATCTTGACGATGCTCTGGACGGTGTGGTTTTGGGGACGATCCTAAACCAGGGCGAGGAATGTGTCGCCGGTACCAGACTTCTTGTCGAAAAGAGCATTGCCGAAGATTTCTCAGCCAAGCTGGCCGAGCGTATGTCAATGCTCCGCGTTGGACTGCCGCTGGACAAGGAAAGCGACATGGGTGCGATGATCCATGAAGACCACATGAACTCGGTGTTAGACCACATCGAAACCGCCAAAAAGGAAGGGGCAACAATCCTCTGCGGCGGCGGGCGTCTGACCGGCGGCGACTACGACAAAGGCTACTTCATCGCGCCCACCATCCTCGGAAATGTCACTCCCAAGATGACCTATTTCCGGGAAGAAGTTTTCGGTCCGGTCATTTCAATCACCACTTTTGAGACCGTGGACGAGGCCGTGGCGCTGGCCAACGATACTGAATACGGGCTCGGCAACGGCATGTGGACCAAGGATATCGATAAGGCCCACCAAGTCTCGAAGCGGCTGAAGTCCGGTACAGTCTGGGTGAATACATTTTTGGACGGAGCCCCGCAGATGCCCTTTGGCGGCTACAAGCGCTCCGGCTTGGGTCGCGAAAACGGAAAAGAGGGTTTGACTGAGTTCATGCAAGTCAAATCGACGTTCTTCCGACTTGGGAAACGGTCGAAATCGTTGCCACACACCGCGTGA
- a CDS encoding LacI family DNA-binding transcriptional regulator, producing MTRKKSDSAGSGVRAVAQAVGVSKSTVSRAFNSPELVKEEVRQKIFEIAAEMNYRPHPAARALRSQRTHIVGAAIPTLDYAIFARMVNEFEKTLSTLGASTIVITTGFDNRDVFDDVRQLVDRGAEALLLVGEVEDPKLKDFVRHASLPVVTTYSAPPDSTVPAVGFDNYRAFAEAVEHLAKLGHKSYAMIASMTDGNDRQRARIAAYRDTLERHGLIGSDRVYKHTYEMRSGVSTMEQILDEYPETTAVICNSDVFAIGALKACRNRGVRVPEDISIIGCDDFDFAELLDPPLTTIAVPAARMGQLAAETLWAAITQKKPVEGHLIETRIAMRNSIGPAPNARIQVST from the coding sequence GTGACACGAAAGAAATCTGACAGTGCCGGTAGCGGAGTCAGAGCTGTTGCTCAGGCGGTTGGCGTTTCGAAATCTACAGTTTCCCGGGCGTTTAATTCACCCGAATTGGTCAAGGAAGAAGTTCGTCAGAAGATCTTCGAGATCGCCGCGGAGATGAATTATCGCCCACATCCTGCGGCTCGCGCCTTGCGATCTCAGCGAACCCACATCGTCGGCGCCGCCATACCGACGCTAGATTACGCAATCTTTGCGCGGATGGTGAACGAATTTGAAAAGACGCTTTCCACGCTTGGGGCGTCCACCATCGTCATCACCACCGGTTTCGACAACCGCGATGTGTTCGACGACGTGCGGCAACTCGTAGACAGGGGCGCCGAAGCACTTCTGTTGGTCGGAGAAGTTGAAGATCCGAAGCTCAAGGATTTCGTGCGCCACGCCAGTCTGCCTGTAGTAACAACTTACAGCGCTCCGCCAGATAGTACCGTTCCTGCAGTTGGGTTCGATAATTACCGCGCCTTCGCTGAAGCTGTCGAGCACCTCGCCAAACTCGGTCACAAATCCTATGCCATGATCGCAAGCATGACCGATGGCAATGACCGCCAACGAGCAAGGATTGCTGCGTATCGAGATACCTTGGAGCGTCATGGGCTGATCGGTTCCGACCGTGTTTACAAGCACACTTATGAAATGCGCAGCGGCGTCAGTACCATGGAGCAGATCCTGGACGAATACCCGGAGACCACTGCCGTGATCTGCAACAGCGACGTCTTCGCCATCGGCGCGCTCAAGGCGTGCCGAAACCGCGGCGTGCGAGTGCCCGAGGACATTTCGATCATCGGATGCGACGATTTCGATTTTGCGGAGCTCTTGGACCCTCCGCTCACGACCATCGCGGTACCCGCAGCCAGAATGGGTCAGCTTGCGGCTGAAACGTTATGGGCGGCAATAACCCAAAAGAAGCCCGTTGAAGGCCACCTTATCGAAACCAGAATTGCCATGCGCAATTCGATTGGCCCGGCTCCGAATGCACGGATTCAGGTCTCAACTTAG